From Hydra vulgaris chromosome 07, alternate assembly HydraT2T_AEP, a single genomic window includes:
- the LOC100197639 gene encoding uncharacterized protein RP689, producing the protein MQDDDFGFHFIFDEQNTDILYQRPINTFKLTDPVLVRRIYLLGRTIRSVFDKNGIFYWTSGGTTLGLVRHKGLIPWDDDLDLCVLSKDEDKLRNLFTTLADNNLVIREHHTFGYRIYSSIESVPIDEQRKDVPGLDYRYPFCDIFIMQKIKSRYELSRSSAKSLWPNEWYNESDINSCEHLPFGDFYFRCPGNYSEYLNRTYGDDWSRLGKTHNYCHRSRDWVTPVTFSITDAISGPALPFS; encoded by the exons ATGCAAGACGACGACTTTGGATTTCATTTTATCTTTGATGAACAAAATACTGATATTTTGTATCAAAGACCTATAAATACCTTCAAATTAACTGATCCAGTTTTAGTGCGGCGAATATATTTACTCGGGCGAACAATTCGAAGTGTTTTCGATAAAAATGGTATCTTTTATTGGACGTCCGGCGGCACAACCTTAGGTTTAGTTCGTCATAAGGGTTTAATTCCCTGGGATGATGATCTTGACCTGTGTGTTTTAAGCAAG gACGAAGACAAACTTCGTAATTTATTTACGACGCTTGCTGATAACAATCTTGTAATACGCGAGCACCATACTTTTGGTTATCGTATATATAGTTCAATAGAATCTGTTCCGATTGACGAACAAAGAAAAGACGTTCCTGGACTAGATTATCGTTATCCGTTTTGTGATATATTCATTATGCAGAAAATAAAATCTAGATATGAACTCTCTCGATCATCTGCCAAAAGTCTTTGGCCAAATGAATGGTATAATGAATCGGACATCAACTCGTGTGAGCATTTACCGTTTGGCGATTTTTATTTCCGTTGTCCTGGCAATTATTCCGAATACTTGAATCGAACTTATGGAGATGATTGGAGTCGATTAGGTAAAACGCATAATTACTGTCATAGATCTCGAGATTGGGTTACTCCTGTAACGTTTTCCATTACTGATGCAATAAGCGGTCCGGCTTTACcgtttagttaa